In a single window of the Anaerotruncus rubiinfantis genome:
- the uidA gene encoding beta-glucuronidase: MTNSFLYPIESKTRQVKDLCGLWKFKLDKHNEGRAAGWKDGLAGTIPMAVPSSYNDIFTQKELREHVGDVWYQTETYIPKEWKDREVVLRFGSATHSAVVWVNGVQVAQHQGGYMPFSARLNEVVTFGERCRIVVVVNNELSYTTIPTGVQKTLPNGRKVQSPFFDFFNYAGLHRPVKLLALPKEHIHDITVSTDFADGEGKIRYDITAAGEHSVNVEVFDEAGNQVASAHGKTGEVAIKDVRLWEPGNAYLYDFKVTLAEGEELLDEYVLPVGIRSVEVKGNRFFINKKPFYFKGFGKHEDCAMHGRGYDPVVMLRDFELLRWIHANSVRTAHYPYSEEFMRLCDREGLVVIDETPAVGLFDQLMNFLGAGTGKQSRFFEREIVHTETIENHKDAIRELVLRDKNHPSVVMWCLANEPDSSLAQAEDYFEKIFSYARTLDVQKRPMTFTNIMVAPYGSCKVSHLSDVICLNRYYGWYVNGGPDIDIARENFEKELEQWSSTGKPIILTEYGADTMPGLHKLPSVMWSEEYQEEYLKMQHEVFDSCDSVVGEQMWNFADFQTSEGIMRVDGNKKGAFTRDRQPKAAAYLLRERWKKIDSRNYKA, translated from the coding sequence ATGACAAATTCATTTTTATATCCAATTGAGAGCAAAACGCGGCAGGTAAAGGACCTTTGCGGTCTGTGGAAATTCAAACTTGACAAGCATAACGAGGGCCGTGCGGCTGGCTGGAAGGACGGGCTTGCCGGGACCATCCCGATGGCGGTGCCGTCGAGCTACAACGACATCTTCACCCAGAAGGAGCTGCGGGAGCATGTCGGAGACGTCTGGTATCAGACCGAAACCTACATCCCCAAAGAATGGAAGGACCGCGAAGTGGTCCTACGGTTTGGTTCAGCCACTCACAGCGCAGTGGTTTGGGTGAACGGCGTGCAGGTCGCGCAGCATCAGGGCGGCTATATGCCATTTTCGGCGCGTCTCAATGAAGTTGTGACTTTTGGAGAAAGATGCAGGATCGTCGTTGTGGTCAACAACGAATTGAGCTACACCACCATCCCGACTGGTGTGCAGAAAACCCTGCCGAACGGGCGAAAAGTGCAGTCCCCGTTCTTTGATTTTTTCAATTACGCGGGCCTGCACCGTCCGGTCAAACTGCTGGCGCTGCCGAAGGAGCATATCCATGATATCACGGTGAGTACCGACTTTGCAGATGGTGAAGGGAAGATCCGTTATGATATCACAGCTGCAGGCGAACACAGCGTAAATGTTGAAGTGTTCGACGAAGCCGGAAATCAGGTTGCCAGCGCACATGGGAAAACTGGTGAAGTCGCGATCAAGGACGTGCGTCTCTGGGAACCCGGCAACGCTTATCTTTACGATTTTAAGGTCACGCTGGCCGAAGGGGAGGAGCTGCTTGACGAATATGTCCTGCCGGTTGGTATCCGTTCGGTCGAAGTAAAAGGTAACCGTTTCTTTATCAACAAAAAGCCATTCTACTTTAAAGGATTCGGCAAGCATGAGGACTGCGCGATGCACGGCCGGGGATATGACCCGGTGGTCATGCTGCGCGATTTCGAGTTGCTGCGGTGGATTCATGCCAATTCGGTCCGCACAGCACATTATCCCTATTCGGAGGAGTTTATGCGCCTGTGCGACCGGGAAGGGCTGGTCGTTATCGATGAGACGCCCGCTGTGGGGCTTTTCGACCAGCTGATGAACTTTCTTGGCGCGGGCACCGGCAAACAATCCCGTTTCTTCGAGCGGGAGATTGTTCACACTGAGACAATCGAAAACCATAAAGATGCGATCCGGGAACTTGTTCTGCGGGATAAGAACCATCCCAGCGTGGTGATGTGGTGCCTTGCGAATGAGCCGGACTCCTCACTTGCGCAAGCGGAGGATTACTTTGAGAAGATTTTTTCCTATGCGCGTACGCTCGACGTACAGAAGCGCCCGATGACCTTTACCAATATCATGGTGGCACCATATGGAAGCTGTAAAGTCAGTCACCTTTCTGATGTGATCTGCCTCAATCGGTATTACGGCTGGTATGTGAATGGCGGCCCGGACATTGACATTGCCCGGGAAAACTTTGAAAAGGAGCTCGAACAGTGGTCCTCCACCGGCAAACCGATCATCCTCACCGAATATGGCGCGGACACGATGCCTGGACTCCATAAGCTTCCAAGCGTTATGTGGTCGGAGGAGTATCAGGAGGAATACCTCAAAATGCAGCATGAGGTATTCGACAGCTGCGACAGCGTGGTTGGCGAGCAGATGTGGAACTTCGCCGATTTCCAGACATCTGAGGGGATCATGCGGGTTGACGGAAACAAGAAAGGTGCCTTTACACGTGATCGTCAGCCAAAGGCGGCGGCGTATCTCCTGCGCGAGCGCTGGAAAAAGATCGACAGCAGAAACTACAAAGCATAA
- a CDS encoding MFS transporter, translated as MKKITFRNKLGYMLGDVANNMTFAMSATFLLSFYTDVAGISAAAAGTLFLVARFWDAVNDPVMGAITDKLFARRLRRNKGKQVDKFKPFLLHGSWIVVAAAILMFFMPSGFSTVQRLVWAYATYIVWGMAYTFVNIPYGSLAAVMTQDTAERASLSVARGIGGTVGNLVPRMLVPLILSAFADEARGYLVSMVVMGAIGIVSYLIAYFSVDENIKSAVPAHRPEEDGIHLLAYLKVLMHNRPFIAVSVASISMIFGIMINGSMLIFYFKNNLNAFELMGVTTIISMVPSLLIAPFLSKLVRKFGLQKTASVGSLIAGIVFGAMFLLPDNIWIYIVLSFLSAIFMNVPNSLVWGMVSDCIDYNQYLTGNRQEGVIYGSYSFVRKMGQALAGFLAGVGLELVGYNAKLLEQTFGTLLGIKFLTLGFPAIGMLIAFVAYQFIWNLTPEKQDEILKKINEE; from the coding sequence ATGAAAAAAATAACATTTCGCAATAAACTTGGCTATATGCTTGGCGATGTGGCCAACAATATGACATTTGCAATGTCAGCGACCTTCCTGCTGTCCTTTTACACTGATGTGGCGGGGATTTCCGCGGCAGCGGCCGGCACGCTTTTTCTGGTGGCGCGGTTTTGGGACGCGGTAAATGACCCGGTCATGGGCGCGATTACCGACAAGCTGTTTGCACGCCGGCTGCGCAGAAACAAAGGAAAACAGGTGGATAAATTTAAACCGTTCCTGCTGCATGGATCCTGGATTGTCGTGGCGGCGGCAATCCTGATGTTTTTCATGCCGTCCGGTTTTTCTACGGTTCAGCGGCTCGTATGGGCGTATGCGACCTATATTGTCTGGGGAATGGCGTACACCTTCGTCAACATCCCATACGGTTCGCTTGCGGCCGTCATGACCCAGGATACTGCCGAACGCGCCTCGCTTTCAGTGGCGCGCGGGATCGGCGGCACAGTCGGAAACCTGGTGCCGCGTATGCTTGTGCCGCTCATCCTGAGCGCCTTCGCGGACGAAGCGCGCGGTTATCTGGTTTCGATGGTTGTGATGGGCGCGATTGGGATCGTATCCTATCTGATCGCTTACTTTTCAGTCGACGAAAACATCAAATCCGCTGTTCCGGCGCACCGTCCGGAGGAGGACGGCATCCACTTGCTCGCCTACCTGAAGGTGCTTATGCATAACCGACCATTTATCGCGGTTTCAGTTGCTTCGATTTCAATGATCTTCGGCATCATGATCAACGGCTCGATGTTGATTTTTTACTTCAAAAATAACCTCAACGCATTCGAACTGATGGGTGTGACCACCATTATCAGCATGGTGCCTTCGCTGCTCATCGCCCCGTTCCTTTCAAAACTGGTGCGTAAATTCGGCTTGCAGAAGACCGCTTCGGTGGGAAGTTTGATTGCCGGGATCGTATTCGGCGCAATGTTTCTGCTGCCGGACAATATCTGGATCTATATTGTGCTTTCATTCCTGTCGGCAATCTTTATGAATGTACCGAATTCTCTTGTCTGGGGGATGGTGTCGGACTGCATCGATTATAACCAGTACCTGACAGGCAACCGGCAGGAGGGTGTGATATACGGTTCTTACAGCTTTGTGCGCAAGATGGGTCAGGCACTTGCGGGCTTTCTGGCGGGGGTGGGGCTGGAACTGGTCGGTTACAATGCAAAGCTGCTGGAGCAGACCTTTGGGACGCTGCTGGGCATCAAATTCCTGACGCTGGGATTTCCCGCGATCGGTATGCTGATCGCATTTGTGGCATATCAGTTTATCTGGAATCTTACACCAGAAAAACAGGATGAGATTTTGAAAAAAATCAATGAAGAATAA
- a CDS encoding cell division protein SepF — protein MGLAKKWKSWIGYPEDDFYEDVPSEPAAESACKTTASADPFQTVLMRPTTYQESLKAADHLGANRAVVLNLTDMPAEDTRRLLDFLAGAAYAKNAKLERIARTTYLLLPYYADFQCSFTQDPEFFF, from the coding sequence ATGGGCCTTGCAAAAAAATGGAAATCATGGATCGGTTATCCGGAAGACGATTTTTATGAGGATGTTCCCAGCGAGCCAGCCGCGGAATCCGCATGCAAAACCACGGCAAGCGCGGATCCCTTTCAAACTGTCCTTATGAGGCCAACGACCTATCAGGAATCCCTCAAGGCCGCTGATCATCTGGGCGCCAACCGCGCGGTTGTCCTCAACCTTACGGACATGCCTGCGGAGGACACCCGACGCCTGCTCGATTTCCTCGCCGGAGCAGCATACGCGAAAAATGCAAAATTGGAGCGGATCGCCCGCACCACTTATCTGCTCCTCCCTTATTATGCAGATTTCCAGTGCAGTTTTACACAGGACCCCGAGTTTTTCTTTTGA